Genomic DNA from uncultured Desulfuromusa sp.:
AGAGATTGATAAAAGCATCATTAATATGACCTGTGTGGTGAATATAGCGGGGCAATTGCCTGGTTATTTCGGGATTTTTGATCAACTCAGGGAGCTGAATCTTGAGCATTCTCCCGGTCGCAAGTTGCTGGATCTTGATCTGAAGACAATTGAAGAAATTATTTTTGAGTTTCAGAGTGTTTTTGAAGAAAATCGTGAAGAGTTTCTTTCTTAAGGCCTTTTATGGATAAAACATTGCAGGATTTTGTCGATCAATTGGGTACTCAGGTTGACACGGTACTATTGTTAAAGGCTGTTGAGCAGAGTCCGGCAACAATTTTTATCACTGATTCCGTGGGGCGTATTATTTATGTCAATTCAAAATTTGTAGAAGTGACCGGCTATGCAAAAAATGAGGTGCTCGGCAGAGATGCACGGATACTGAAGGGGATGGGTCGCTCCTCTGGGCATAAGGAAATGTGGAGTGAAATCTCGTCAGGACGGCAATGGAAAGGCGACTTCCATAATAAAAAGAAGAACGGTGAATATTTCTGGGTGCGGGCAACAATTTCCCCGATTATGGATCATGAAGGCAAAATCACGAATTTTCTGGGAATGAATGAAGATATCACCGATCGCAAGCAGGTTGAAGAAGCATTGGAACAGTCCGTTGCTGAATCGGTGCAAATGGCAACGAGTCTGGAGTTTCTCAATGCTGAATTGAAATCCACCCAATCCCAGATGCTGCAACGGGAAAAAATGGCGTCAATCGGGCAGCTGGCGGCAGGTGTTGCTCATGAAATCAATAATCCTATTGGCTTTGTTTCCAGTAACCTGCGCAGTCTGGATAAATATTTCAAGAAGTTGACGGATTATTTGGTGCTATTGGAAAAAAATATCCAGGATAAAGTTCCTGAAACCTGGCAGGAAATAAAGCCCGAGAGAAAGAAGCTGAAAATTGATTTTATGCTGGAAGATAGTGAGGATCTGATAACGGAATCTCTCGATGGGTCTGAACGGGTGCGGAAAATTGTCCAGAATCTGAAAACTTTTTCGCGGGTTGATCAGGCGGAAGAACAATGGGTTGATTTGAACACGTGTCTGGAAAATACAATCGGCATTGTCTGGAATGAGATCAAGTACAAATCTAAACTCGAAAAGGATTTGGGAGATCTTCCGGACCTTAATTGTAATCCGCAGGAATTGTCGCAGGTTTTTACCAATATTTTGATCAACGCGGCACAGGCGATTGAGAAAGATGGTCTGATTAAAGTACGGAGCCGGCATGAAGAAGAGTCCATTATTATCACCATTGAGGATAATGGCAGTGGTATTGCCGAGGAGCACCTGGAAAGAATCTTTGAACCGTTTTTCACAACCAAAGCTGTTGGTGAAGGGACGGGGCTAGGTATGAGTATCAGCTATGAAATTATAAAAAAGCATGGGGGGAATATCCATATCGAATCTGACCTGGGAAAGGGATCAATTTTCACCATCCTTTTACCCCTGCATCCTGAAGAGCAATCGCTGTGAAATTAAGAACCAAGGTGATGATCATTCTGGTTGTAACAGTCCTCGTTGCGATGGGTGGCAGTGGGCTGTTCTTTTTTCAGAAATTCAGGACAGCTTATCGTAATTCTCTTTTTCAGGCGATTGATGCTGTTGCAACAAATAATGCAGAATCTTTAAGTAACTATCTGAGCCAACAATACGTGATTGCCCAGCATGTTGGCGAACTGATCCCATTGGAAGCAGTGAAGCTTAATAATTCTCTCATCCTGACGGATTATTTTGCCTATCATATGAACGATTTCAATTTTTTTAATAATGGCTATTTTTTTCTGGATGCGACAGGAGTTCTGACCTTTGACTATCCTGTTCACTCTGACCTGTATGGAAAGGACTTCTCTTTTCGCCCATACTTTAAACAAACGATGATGACGGGGAAAGGGGTCATATGCGAGCCGTATCGATCAGATCGAAGTGGTAAGGGCGTCTTGACCATTACGGCTCCTATACGTTCAAAGCATGGGGAACTTTTGGGCATTGTGGGCAGTTCAACCCGGTTGGAGGACGATCAGATTCTCCGGAAAATCAGATACAGAAAAATCGGGGAAACAGGCTATAGCTATGTGTTCAACACCAATCGGCTAATGATTCTGCATCCTGATGGTGGACGAATGTTAACCCGTGATATTCCGGTTGGGGCCAATAAAATGTTTGATGCTGCAATTGAGGGGTTTGAAGGGATAACTGAGACGACCAACTCCAGAGGAGACAGAATGCTGGTTGCTTTTCGGCATGTTTCGGGGAGTAACTGGATTGCTGCAACCCAACTTCCTGTTAAAGAGGCATTTGCAAGCCAGGAAAAAAACCAACGAATCTTTGTCCTGTTCATTTTAGGCAGCAGCTTGTTTGCTGCCGTCATTGGTGCTTTTTTTGTTCATCGGGGTACGCTTGACCTGGCGACTCTGGAGGCGGTGACGTCTGATCTGGCGCTTCCGGATAAGCAGGGCGGAGCTTTTGATATTGAAGCTCAGAGTGACAAATTGAAACCCTTGTCCAACCACCCCGAATTTGGCGCTCTGACCAATACAATCAGTCAGCTCTACAGCAAACTTGGACGTTCTCTGGCCGAAACGCAACAGATGGCTGAGGATTTGGATTCAGCCTACCAACAACTGAAATCAACGCAGTCGCAAATTTTACAACAGGAAAAAATGGCCTCAGTTGGGCAACTTGCTGCCGGTGTCGCGCATGAAATCAACAACCCGGTGGGTTTTATATCAAGTAACCTCTCGACGCTGAAACGTTATCAGGAAAAGCAGTCAAATTATTTAGGTCAGCTGGAAAGTTGGTTGCAGGAGGTCGGTTCTTCCGAAGTTTTGGATCAGCACCAAAAATTAAGGAAAGAACAAAAAATCAGCTATCTCCTTGAAGATATTGTTGATCTTATTGATGAATCAAGAGATGGGGCGGTTCGGGTCAAAGATATTGTTCAGAATTTGAAAAGTTTTTCCCGGGTTGATCAGACTAAATTTACTCAGGCTGATATCAATGACTGCCTGGAAAGTACTTTGGCGATTGCCATGAACGAGATCAAGTATAAAGCCAGTGTTGAAAAAGATTTTGGTGAGATTCCACTGATTTCCTGCTATCCGCAGCAATTGAATCAGGTTTTTTTGAATATTCTGGTCAATGCTGCACAAGCAATTGAAGAAAAAGGGGTGATCGGGATCAGAACCCGGCATGAAGATAATCTCGTGAAAATTACGATCAGCGATAATGGTTCCGGTATCCCTGAAAGTATTAAAGAGAAAATTTTCGAGCCATTCTTTACTACGAAAGAGGTCGGTAAAGGTACGGGCCTGGGTATGAGCATCTCGTACGATATTATTAAAGAACATAAAGGACAGATAAAAGTCGATAGCGAACTCGGGCAAGGGACGACTTTTACGATAGAATTACCTCTTGATCTGGAGGAATAGAGCTCATGTTGGAAAAGATAAAAATCCTCTGTGTTGATGATGAACAAAATGTCCTCAAAGCGCTCAGACGCCTATTTATGGATGAAGAGAGCTATGAACTCTTTGTTGCTGAATCCGGTGCAGAGGGTCTGGATATCCTTGAGGAGGAGGGGGATATCCGGATGGTGGTTTCTGATTATCGAATGCCGGAAATGACTGGGGTCGAATTTTTGCGGCAAGTTTATGAGAAATGGCCTGAAACAATGCGGATTGTTTTGTCTGGGTATGCTGATACTGCAGCGGTGGTTGAGGCTATTAATGAAGGACAAATCTATAAATTTATTCCAAAACCCTGGAATGATGAAGATTTATTGTCGACTATCTCAGCAGCTTTAGATTATCAGGCATTGCAATGGGAGAATAAAAAGTTAAGTGCTGAATTACAGAAAAAAAACTTTCAGTTGCGTGAAGTGAATGAGAATTTGGAAGAGCAGGTCATCAAACGGACCGAAGCACTAGATATCCGCAATCGGATATTGCAGGTATCCCAAGGAGTCTTGGATGTGCTTCCTGTTGTTGTTTTTGGTATCGATCCCGAAAATTTAATCGTGCATTGTAATGAATTTGCTCGGGAATTATTTCCTCACGGTGGAATGGGTCCCCTGGGGCATGATCGGGAAGACGTGTTTCCGGATGAGATAAATGCATTAATTGATCGACTTGAGCATGAACCTTTACCGAAAGCGGCGATTGCAGTGCATCACCAAAAGTTTCGTGGTGAAGTCAGGCGTTTACATGATACCGAGTTACAGGGCATGGTTCTGGTGTTGATCCCGGAATCTTGATTTCTACGAAGTTCAGATTGCCAGAAGGATGGTTTTATGAATGACCAAGAGTTCTCAGCCAGTGAAGTTAAGATCTTGCTGGTCGATGATGAAGTCAATATTACCAAGTCGTTACGGCGTTTATTGATGGATGTTGATCAGTATGATATTCACATTGCCAACTCAGGTCAGGACGCATTAGATATATTGGCGGATGAAACTGATGTTGGAGTGATTATCTCCGATCAGCGAATGCCGGAGATGACAGGTGTTGAGTTTTTAAAGAAAGCTCGTGGCTTGGCGCCCGATGCCGTACGTATTCTCTTAACAGGTTATGCCGATATAGAGGCTTCAATTGCCGCTATCAATGATGGTGCGGTTTTCCGTTATCTTACAAAACCCTGGGAAGATGACAGCTTGCTTCGGGCGGTAGCTGAAGCTGCTCGTAACTATCTGCTGGTTTCCGAAAATAAACGTCTGAATGCAATGGTTCTGAAGCAAAAGGAGGAGCTTGAGCAGTGGAATCAACGATTGAAACAGCGGGTATTGGATCAGACAGCACAAATCCGTGAAAAGAATGTCGATCTTGCTACGAGCAATGCTCAGCTGAGAAACAGTTTTGATGAAACGATTGAAACTCTGACCGGGGTGCTTGAAATGCGCGATAGAAGAGCCCCTGGACACAGTCGCAATGTTGCTGAACTCGTTACGGTTATGGCGGAAAAGTTGGGACGGCCAGAGGATGAGAAAGGGCTGTTACGTTCGGCCGGATTGCTGCATGATATCGGAAAAATTGGGATGACTGATGCACTGTTGTGCAAGCCGATCTCAGAGTTGAATGAAAAGGACCGGCAAGCCTATGAAAACCATGTCATCCGCGGGCAGGCAGCAATTGATATGATCCCGGCCCTACGCGATATTGGCGTGATGATCCGTCATCATCATGAACGCTACGATGGCTTGGGTTTTCCTGATCAGCTCAAGGGGGATGATATTCCTTTTGGTGCGCGACTGATTTGTGCCGCAGATATGTTCGAACGAAAACTTATTCAATTCCCTGAGTCTGATTCTCTCGTTTCTGCTTTGAAGGAACTGGAAGGAGAATGGGGGAAGTCGCTTGATCCAAAGTTGAGGATTGCCCTGAATCGGGGGGCTAAGGAAGTGTATAGCAATCTGAATATTTCTGTTGAAGTTTTAGAGGCGAAAGTGGCTCCAAACGATTTGGAAGTTGGCATGCAACTTAAAAATGATTTGTATACAGGAACAGGGGTTCTTCTCTTGAAAAAGGGGATCATCTTTGATGAGCTGAAAATTAAGGCGGTTCAGCGCTCTTTTATGATCGATCCTTTTGACCGGGATATTGAAGTTTTGCTAAAACAGACTGACTTGGATTCATAGGGGGTTTCTGATGTTGGAAAAAGAAGGTAGTGCTATAGGGAAGAGGATTCTTTTTGTAGATGATGAGGAGTGTCTTGCCTTGTTGGGGGCTGAATTGCTAGGTGATTGCGGTTATTCAGTGACCTGTGAGTTTAATGGGGAGCTGGCATTACAGAAGTTTCAGCAGCAGGAGGGTGGTTTCGACCTTGTTGTCACTGATGAATCCATGCCTGGGATGAGCGGGATTAAGCTGGCGCAGTCTATCTTCAAAATCTCTCCATCCACACCCGTTATCCTTTGTTCAGGCCATATGTTGACAATGAAAGAGGAGGGGATGGAGACGACAAATATTGTCGCGGTATTAAAAAAAACAGACGTGTGTCGCCTCTTGCCGGAAACAATGGAAAAATTTCTCTGTAGCTGAAATCTCTTGAACTGACGTTGCCGGAATCAATGAGGTGTCATTCAGGCCATAGTGCGTTATTTTGCCGGGAAGATTTTTGCAACAGAGCTGTGGTCTCAACTTAGATCATGTATGTTGCAATCATTAACAGGACAACAAAGGCAATAATGATGATTGACAGAAGGGAAATCCCCTTGACAGGTTTTTCTTCTGCTTCTATTTGCGGTTCAATCTGACCAACTACGGGAAAACGTTCCACGACCGTTTTCACATGTGGAGCCGACTTTAATTCCGCAGTCAAATCTTGTCCTGCCTGATGTTTCTCTTCATGGATTCCCTCCTGCCAGAGAGGGCTGTTGCTGACATCATAGATTATGCCGTTGATTGCTACATATGCAGGATGCCCATCACGACCATCAAATTGAGCCAGTTCTGAAAGTGTCATTTCTTCCTCCGGGCGAGGTGATATTGCTGATCATAAATTCAAACTTTAAAGTATGTTTGACCGTTCAGTTGGGCAGAAAATTGGTTCAAAATCTGTTGCCGTTCCTTAACGTCGATTCTTTTTTGTTTGACGGCTAACTCTACTTTATCCCGAAATCCCTTATAAAATAAGGCTGGATTGTACTCCAGCATATTCAGGACCTCAGAAATTGTATCGCCTGACTGTTCTTTTGTGACATCAAAACCACCTTCATTGTTGATGCGAATGCTGATGACGTTGGTATATCCGAAGAGGTTATGGAGGTCACCCAGGGTTTCCTGGTAGGCTCCCATCAAAAAGGCCCCGAGAATATAATCTTCTCCTGTTTTCAGCGTATGTAAAGGCAGAGTTTGACTCTCTCCACCAGCCAGGATAAAGCGATCAAGCTTGCCGTCACAGTCACAGGTCAGATCTGATATGGTGGCGTTTCTCTCGGGGAATTCATCGAGGCGGTGAACCGGCATGATTGGGAACATTTGCCCGATTGCCCAAGTGTCAGGCAGGGATTGAAAGACACTGAAATTTCCGTAATAAATATCTGCCAGGTTCTGCTTTAAGGAAGACAATGTGAGAGGAATTTTGTCCAGTTGGTCCAATCTTTTTGACAGCGTCTGGGCAATTGCTAGAAATAGATTTTCTGCCATAGCCCGCTCTCGCAAGGTGATGACCCCGCTTCTGAACAGATCTCTGATGTTATCCCTGTTGGAAAGTGCTTTGGTATAGCCTTCACTGAGGTCAATTGTTTCTGCGTTCTGATAAAGGTTGTATTGACTGGTCACGAGAGGATGACTCTGATCTGGCTGCCGGTCAGGCAGCTCATTTGCTACATAAGAGACAACATTGAGGATTTCGAACAATAAAATTGAAGTATGAGCAACCGTTGCTCGCCCCGATTCAGTGATGATAACAGGATGATCAATCTCAAGTGGTGCAAGAGTCTTTTTTATTGTTTCAACAAGACAATCACAGTAATCGGCCAAATTGTAGTTGCGAGAATGGCTGTGGAGTGATTGATTACCGATATAATCGACCGCGAGTCCGCCGCCAAGATCCAGGTACTTCAGGGGAACATTTTCTGCCGCCAGATCAGCATAAAAACGGCTGGCTTCACGAACGGCAATGCGAATTTCCTCAATATCCGGTATTTGAGACCCGAGGTGACAATGCAGTAGCTGCAGACAGTCAAGCATTTTGACCTGGCGTAACTGATCAACTGTTGCAATCAACTGAGCGGTGCTCAGCCCGAAACTACTTCGATCACCGCTTGTTTCAGTCCAAAGTCCCCCCACTTTGGAGGATATTTTAATCCTCAGCCCGATCAGAGGTTTAATTCCAAGCTTCCGGCTTCGCTCAATGATCAGGGGCAGTTCGCTCGGGGATTCAATCACGAAGAAGCATTGGTGTCCCAGTTTGTTTGCCCACAGCCCTAAATCAATAAATTCCCTGTCTTTACTGCCGTTGCAGATTAACAGACCATTGTCATTAAGGTTGGCCAGGCAAAGCAACAGTTCTGCTTTGCTTCCAGCTTCCAGACCGTGACCATAGTCTGCTCCAAAACGACTGATTTCTTCAATGACGGTACATTGCTGATTGACTTTAACAGGAAATACTCCTCGATAACTGCCCCGATAGTCAGCCTTTGTAATTGCTTGCTGAAAAGTTTCATTGATCTCGGCAACGCGGGCATCCAGAAGATTCTCGATTCTTAAGAGCAGGGGGAGTTCATGATCGCGATCACGTGCCGCCTGGATAATATCGATAATCGGAACCGTAACATCACCCGTATCAAAAGGAATCGTAGCGGTTATTTCACCTTTTTCAGAGATGGAAAACCGTCCTTTTCCCCAGCCGTCAATTCCATAGAGTGCTGCAGAGTCGGCGACTTTCCAGCTTTTTTTCTGTTGTGTTTTCATTCGGCAATGTTGTCCCGGGCAAAGGTCGGAAGCATGAAGGCTCCACGGTGAAGATCTTCATTGTAGTAGCGGGTTTTGAATTTTCGATTCTTGGCTCGATCATGATCGAAATCTCTGGTTGGATGATATGTTTTGCTTGAAAATGCAAAGCTCCAGAAGCCACTTGGATAAGTTGGGATGAAAGCCTGATACATCTCTACAATGGGAAAAACAGCTCGTAAATTCCGATACATATCCTTTTGAATTTCGGCATGATAAAAGGGTGATTCGCTCTGAGCGATCATGATCCCATCGTCTTTTAACGCAGCAAAAACAAGATGGTAGAAATTTTCTTCAAAAAGACCCACTGCCGGACCAATCGGGTCGGTAGAGTCTACCAGGATGATATCAAATTCCTTTTGATGATCACGGATATAGGCGAGTCCGTCATCCACATGTAATTTGACCCTTGGGTTGGTGCCGTCAATTTCGGATGCCATAGAGGGGAGGAGTTCGATAGATTTTTCGATCACCAAACCGTCAATTTCACAGAGAACAGCAAGTTCAACTTCGGGATGTTTCATGATTTCCCGGATGCTGCCGCCATCACCACCGCCGATCACGAGAACTTTTTTGGGATTGGGATGGGTGAACAGCGCGGGGTGGGTAATCATGTCGTGGTATATGAATTCATCTCGCTCAGTGACCATGACTAATCCGTCAAGAAGCATCATCCGGCCAAATTCCAGAGTCTCTATAATATCCAATTTTTGATATTGACTTTGGCCTGAAAACAGGGTTTTGGTTGCTTTCATGGTGATGCCAACATTGTCACTGTGTTTTTCGGTGTACCAGAGCTCCATAAATTGTTTCCTTTTAAGGCGGCAAAGCAAATAAATTATCCTGCAATTTCTTTTCTGCTGATGAATTTTTTACCCTGCTGTGCTAAACAAATCAAGTGTGATGGTGTGACGACCACACTTTTTTACAAATAAGATCAGATTTCATTCCTTACAATAGTGATAAAGGGGTAAATAATGACAAATGCTCATAAAATAGGATTTATTGGTGGTGGTAATATGGCGGAAGCCATGATCAAAGGTTTACTGTCGGGGGGCTTTCCGGCTGAAAAGATTATGGCCTCAGAACCAAGTGAGCTCCGTCGTGAGCATCTTATTGAATCCTTCGGAATTAAATTGGCGGATGATAACCTCACTCTGATGGAAGAGTGTGACATTGTCGTTTTATCAATCAAACCGCAAATTGTGGTTGAGGTC
This window encodes:
- a CDS encoding ATP-binding protein, producing MDKTLQDFVDQLGTQVDTVLLLKAVEQSPATIFITDSVGRIIYVNSKFVEVTGYAKNEVLGRDARILKGMGRSSGHKEMWSEISSGRQWKGDFHNKKKNGEYFWVRATISPIMDHEGKITNFLGMNEDITDRKQVEEALEQSVAESVQMATSLEFLNAELKSTQSQMLQREKMASIGQLAAGVAHEINNPIGFVSSNLRSLDKYFKKLTDYLVLLEKNIQDKVPETWQEIKPERKKLKIDFMLEDSEDLITESLDGSERVRKIVQNLKTFSRVDQAEEQWVDLNTCLENTIGIVWNEIKYKSKLEKDLGDLPDLNCNPQELSQVFTNILINAAQAIEKDGLIKVRSRHEEESIIITIEDNGSGIAEEHLERIFEPFFTTKAVGEGTGLGMSISYEIIKKHGGNIHIESDLGKGSIFTILLPLHPEEQSL
- a CDS encoding ATP-binding protein, whose product is MKLRTKVMIILVVTVLVAMGGSGLFFFQKFRTAYRNSLFQAIDAVATNNAESLSNYLSQQYVIAQHVGELIPLEAVKLNNSLILTDYFAYHMNDFNFFNNGYFFLDATGVLTFDYPVHSDLYGKDFSFRPYFKQTMMTGKGVICEPYRSDRSGKGVLTITAPIRSKHGELLGIVGSSTRLEDDQILRKIRYRKIGETGYSYVFNTNRLMILHPDGGRMLTRDIPVGANKMFDAAIEGFEGITETTNSRGDRMLVAFRHVSGSNWIAATQLPVKEAFASQEKNQRIFVLFILGSSLFAAVIGAFFVHRGTLDLATLEAVTSDLALPDKQGGAFDIEAQSDKLKPLSNHPEFGALTNTISQLYSKLGRSLAETQQMAEDLDSAYQQLKSTQSQILQQEKMASVGQLAAGVAHEINNPVGFISSNLSTLKRYQEKQSNYLGQLESWLQEVGSSEVLDQHQKLRKEQKISYLLEDIVDLIDESRDGAVRVKDIVQNLKSFSRVDQTKFTQADINDCLESTLAIAMNEIKYKASVEKDFGEIPLISCYPQQLNQVFLNILVNAAQAIEEKGVIGIRTRHEDNLVKITISDNGSGIPESIKEKIFEPFFTTKEVGKGTGLGMSISYDIIKEHKGQIKVDSELGQGTTFTIELPLDLEE
- a CDS encoding response regulator, encoding MLEKIKILCVDDEQNVLKALRRLFMDEESYELFVAESGAEGLDILEEEGDIRMVVSDYRMPEMTGVEFLRQVYEKWPETMRIVLSGYADTAAVVEAINEGQIYKFIPKPWNDEDLLSTISAALDYQALQWENKKLSAELQKKNFQLREVNENLEEQVIKRTEALDIRNRILQVSQGVLDVLPVVVFGIDPENLIVHCNEFARELFPHGGMGPLGHDREDVFPDEINALIDRLEHEPLPKAAIAVHHQKFRGEVRRLHDTELQGMVLVLIPES
- a CDS encoding HD domain-containing phosphohydrolase, which encodes MNDQEFSASEVKILLVDDEVNITKSLRRLLMDVDQYDIHIANSGQDALDILADETDVGVIISDQRMPEMTGVEFLKKARGLAPDAVRILLTGYADIEASIAAINDGAVFRYLTKPWEDDSLLRAVAEAARNYLLVSENKRLNAMVLKQKEELEQWNQRLKQRVLDQTAQIREKNVDLATSNAQLRNSFDETIETLTGVLEMRDRRAPGHSRNVAELVTVMAEKLGRPEDEKGLLRSAGLLHDIGKIGMTDALLCKPISELNEKDRQAYENHVIRGQAAIDMIPALRDIGVMIRHHHERYDGLGFPDQLKGDDIPFGARLICAADMFERKLIQFPESDSLVSALKELEGEWGKSLDPKLRIALNRGAKEVYSNLNISVEVLEAKVAPNDLEVGMQLKNDLYTGTGVLLLKKGIIFDELKIKAVQRSFMIDPFDRDIEVLLKQTDLDS
- a CDS encoding response regulator, yielding MLEKEGSAIGKRILFVDDEECLALLGAELLGDCGYSVTCEFNGELALQKFQQQEGGFDLVVTDESMPGMSGIKLAQSIFKISPSTPVILCSGHMLTMKEEGMETTNIVAVLKKTDVCRLLPETMEKFLCS
- a CDS encoding cytochrome b5 domain-containing protein; translated protein: MTLSELAQFDGRDGHPAYVAINGIIYDVSNSPLWQEGIHEEKHQAGQDLTAELKSAPHVKTVVERFPVVGQIEPQIEAEEKPVKGISLLSIIIIAFVVLLMIATYMI
- the speA gene encoding biosynthetic arginine decarboxylase gives rise to the protein MKTQQKKSWKVADSAALYGIDGWGKGRFSISEKGEITATIPFDTGDVTVPIIDIIQAARDRDHELPLLLRIENLLDARVAEINETFQQAITKADYRGSYRGVFPVKVNQQCTVIEEISRFGADYGHGLEAGSKAELLLCLANLNDNGLLICNGSKDREFIDLGLWANKLGHQCFFVIESPSELPLIIERSRKLGIKPLIGLRIKISSKVGGLWTETSGDRSSFGLSTAQLIATVDQLRQVKMLDCLQLLHCHLGSQIPDIEEIRIAVREASRFYADLAAENVPLKYLDLGGGLAVDYIGNQSLHSHSRNYNLADYCDCLVETIKKTLAPLEIDHPVIITESGRATVAHTSILLFEILNVVSYVANELPDRQPDQSHPLVTSQYNLYQNAETIDLSEGYTKALSNRDNIRDLFRSGVITLRERAMAENLFLAIAQTLSKRLDQLDKIPLTLSSLKQNLADIYYGNFSVFQSLPDTWAIGQMFPIMPVHRLDEFPERNATISDLTCDCDGKLDRFILAGGESQTLPLHTLKTGEDYILGAFLMGAYQETLGDLHNLFGYTNVISIRINNEGGFDVTKEQSGDTISEVLNMLEYNPALFYKGFRDKVELAVKQKRIDVKERQQILNQFSAQLNGQTYFKV
- the speE gene encoding polyamine aminopropyltransferase, translated to MELWYTEKHSDNVGITMKATKTLFSGQSQYQKLDIIETLEFGRMMLLDGLVMVTERDEFIYHDMITHPALFTHPNPKKVLVIGGGDGGSIREIMKHPEVELAVLCEIDGLVIEKSIELLPSMASEIDGTNPRVKLHVDDGLAYIRDHQKEFDIILVDSTDPIGPAVGLFEENFYHLVFAALKDDGIMIAQSESPFYHAEIQKDMYRNLRAVFPIVEMYQAFIPTYPSGFWSFAFSSKTYHPTRDFDHDRAKNRKFKTRYYNEDLHRGAFMLPTFARDNIAE